A stretch of the Filimonas lacunae genome encodes the following:
- a CDS encoding ATP-binding protein: MQLNVFSTDSHKSGFRLQYMEVFNWGTFDGVIHSIRPGGETSLLTGSNGSGKTTFVDALLTLIVPEKKYRFYNQSSGSEKKGDRTEETYVLGGYGTINSESTNTTKTLYLRESKEEAYSILLAHFANEAQQLVTLFQVRYFSNGDMKRMFGVAHKALSIEGDFKPFDLAGDWKRRIDKQYNKGTRRQVEWFSAASGYAQRLTEVLGMQSLQALSLFNQTVGIKVLGNLDEFIRMHMLEPRNMEEQFLDLKKHLGTLLEAQRNIEKVEEQIKLLQPLGQLYTSHQQNQQQLQHLKQQAETATIWNRYTKHHLLQEVVLQSQTTLSELQQRLEGAKKEVDDLIEEERVTRNQIDQNKAGQRLQQLEKDLEDTRDKLKHAETSLTQFSDWCDTLHIAETNIADEASYKRVKTEAHKASLRIERETRLNEDDEFDSRSASTKGTQEKEQIESELNVLLHSRNNIPGNLIQTRRDLCDALKIDTTELPFAGELMQVKSDELAWQPALEKLLHGFALRMLVPAKHYKKVNKYVNNTNLRGRLVYYHVNDTALQQHADSGTVYYKLDFHPDHPLSPWVEQQVVQQFAYSCLDDEKTLDRYDRAITLYGLIKNRDRHEKDDRAHRNDAGGYVMGWNNERKKETLIKKRNQLADTIALAEETLQRCKRKKDKLNKEALALSRIQQHSGFSEIDVAALQRNIRTIEEQMKSLSQSNNQLKELTKQLDELQQKRAGLEMQREELLGERATVQNSITRMQEEQEGLRMILQFINEEDKDKLLQFQQHYAEQIGVPTLTTIEQVSTALRQQIEGGVERLQDAVYREETLLNKSINRIKNPSTELQQRFPDWNGDVQRLPDDAAYTNEYVEWLDKLESENLPRFKKDFERYLHETMVYKMGELSEELENWERSINNSVIKLNQSLGGINFNRLPDTYIQLGKRSVTDTAVKEFRNKLLEALPQSANWQQNSFEDKAWHFRSKVQPLIASLDESETYRARVLDVRNWFEFWADEKYRNTDELKKTYRQMGQLSGGEKAQLTYTILCSAIAYQFGITREGSNSKSLRFIAVDESFSNQDEEKATYLMELCKQLHLQLLVVTPSDKIQIVQEFIAHVHLAQRINNRHSEMYNMTLKELKEKMEEVAE, translated from the coding sequence ATGCAGCTAAACGTATTCAGCACCGACAGTCATAAATCCGGTTTCCGCCTTCAGTACATGGAAGTGTTTAACTGGGGCACTTTCGATGGGGTGATACATAGCATCCGTCCGGGTGGCGAAACTTCTTTGCTTACAGGATCCAACGGTAGCGGTAAAACCACGTTTGTGGATGCGCTGCTTACCCTCATTGTTCCGGAAAAAAAATACCGTTTTTATAACCAGTCGTCCGGTAGTGAAAAAAAAGGCGACCGTACCGAAGAAACCTATGTATTAGGTGGCTATGGTACCATCAACAGCGAAAGTACCAACACTACCAAAACCTTATACCTGCGCGAAAGCAAGGAAGAAGCGTATAGCATACTACTGGCACATTTTGCCAACGAAGCGCAGCAACTGGTAACCCTGTTCCAGGTGCGTTATTTCAGCAACGGCGATATGAAGCGCATGTTTGGTGTGGCGCATAAAGCGTTAAGCATTGAAGGCGATTTCAAACCTTTTGATCTGGCAGGCGATTGGAAACGCCGTATAGATAAACAATACAACAAAGGCACACGCCGCCAGGTGGAATGGTTTTCCGCAGCCAGCGGTTATGCACAGCGTTTAACAGAAGTGCTGGGTATGCAAAGTTTGCAGGCCCTGAGCCTGTTTAACCAAACCGTGGGTATTAAAGTATTGGGCAACCTGGATGAGTTTATCCGGATGCACATGCTGGAACCGCGTAATATGGAAGAGCAGTTTCTCGATCTGAAAAAGCACCTGGGCACCTTGCTGGAAGCGCAACGCAATATTGAAAAAGTAGAAGAGCAGATAAAACTGTTGCAACCGCTGGGACAGCTATACACCAGCCACCAGCAAAACCAGCAGCAGCTACAGCATTTAAAGCAACAGGCCGAAACCGCTACTATCTGGAACCGCTATACCAAACATCATTTGTTGCAGGAAGTGGTGCTGCAATCACAAACCACTTTGTCCGAGCTACAGCAACGACTGGAAGGCGCTAAAAAAGAAGTGGATGATCTGATTGAAGAAGAGCGCGTAACCCGCAACCAGATTGATCAGAACAAAGCCGGTCAGCGTTTACAACAGCTGGAGAAAGACCTGGAGGATACGCGGGATAAATTAAAACATGCCGAAACATCTTTAACACAGTTCAGCGATTGGTGCGATACGCTGCATATTGCAGAAACCAATATTGCAGATGAAGCCAGTTACAAACGCGTAAAAACAGAAGCACATAAAGCCAGCCTGCGTATTGAACGCGAAACCCGTTTAAACGAAGATGACGAGTTTGACAGCCGTAGTGCTTCTACCAAGGGCACACAGGAAAAAGAACAGATAGAGTCTGAACTGAACGTGTTGCTGCATAGCAGGAACAACATACCGGGTAACCTGATACAGACCCGTAGGGATTTGTGCGATGCCCTGAAAATAGATACTACCGAACTGCCTTTTGCGGGTGAGCTGATGCAGGTAAAATCGGATGAACTGGCCTGGCAGCCTGCACTGGAAAAGCTGTTACACGGCTTTGCCCTGCGTATGCTGGTGCCTGCCAAACACTATAAAAAAGTAAACAAGTATGTGAACAATACCAACCTGCGGGGCAGGCTGGTGTACTATCACGTAAATGATACCGCCTTACAGCAGCATGCCGATAGCGGAACGGTGTATTACAAACTGGACTTCCACCCCGATCATCCTTTATCTCCCTGGGTAGAACAACAGGTGGTGCAACAGTTCGCTTACAGCTGCCTGGATGATGAAAAAACGCTGGACCGTTACGACAGGGCCATTACGTTATACGGCCTGATTAAAAACCGCGACCGTCACGAAAAAGACGATCGTGCGCATCGCAACGATGCCGGTGGTTATGTAATGGGTTGGAACAACGAACGCAAAAAAGAAACGCTGATTAAAAAGCGTAACCAGCTGGCCGATACTATTGCGCTGGCAGAAGAAACCCTGCAACGTTGTAAACGCAAAAAGGATAAGCTGAACAAAGAGGCGCTGGCCTTAAGCCGTATTCAGCAACACAGCGGTTTTTCTGAAATAGATGTGGCTGCTTTGCAACGCAACATCCGCACGATAGAAGAGCAGATGAAATCACTGAGCCAGAGCAATAACCAGTTAAAGGAATTAACCAAACAACTGGACGAGTTGCAGCAGAAACGTGCGGGACTGGAAATGCAGCGCGAAGAATTGCTGGGCGAACGGGCAACGGTGCAAAACAGCATCACCCGCATGCAGGAAGAGCAGGAGGGCCTGCGCATGATATTGCAGTTTATTAATGAAGAAGATAAAGACAAACTGCTACAGTTTCAGCAGCACTATGCCGAGCAGATAGGTGTGCCTACGCTCACTACTATTGAGCAGGTATCTACTGCCCTGCGCCAGCAGATAGAGGGGGGTGTGGAAAGGTTGCAGGATGCTGTGTACCGCGAAGAAACGCTGCTGAACAAAAGCATTAACCGTATTAAAAACCCTTCCACCGAGCTACAACAACGTTTCCCGGATTGGAATGGCGATGTGCAACGTTTGCCCGACGATGCGGCTTATACCAACGAATATGTAGAGTGGTTGGATAAGCTGGAATCGGAAAACCTGCCGCGCTTCAAAAAAGATTTCGAGCGCTACCTGCACGAAACCATGGTATATAAAATGGGCGAGCTAAGCGAAGAGCTGGAAAACTGGGAGCGCAGTATTAACAACAGCGTCATTAAACTCAATCAAAGCCTGGGGGGCATCAACTTTAACCGCCTGCCCGATACCTATATACAGTTAGGCAAACGCTCTGTTACCGACACGGCCGTAAAAGAATTCCGTAACAAGTTGCTGGAAGCCTTGCCACAATCGGCCAATTGGCAGCAGAACAGTTTTGAAGATAAGGCCTGGCATTTCCGCAGCAAAGTGCAGCCGTTAATAGCCAGCCTGGACGAAAGCGAAACCTATCGCGCCCGTGTATTGGATGTGCGCAACTGGTTTGAATTCTGGGCCGATGAAAAGTATCGCAACACGGATGAACTCAAGAAAACCTATCGCCAGATGGGCCAGTTATCCGGTGGTGAAAAAGCGCAGTTAACCTACACCATTTTGTGTAGTGCTATTGCTTACCAGTTTGGTATTACCCGCGAAGGCAGCAACAGCAAAAGCCTGCGGTTTATCGCAGTAGATGAAAGCTTCAGTAACCAGGATGAAGAAAAAGCCACTTACCTGATGGAGCTGTGTAAGCAGCTGCACCTGCAGTTGCTGGTAGTAACACCAAGTGATAAGATACAGATAGTACAGGAGTTCATTGCCCACGTACACCTTGCCCAGCGCATTAACAACCGTCATAGCGAGATGTATAATATGACGTTGAAAGAGCTGAAGGAAAAGATGGAAGAGGTAGCTGAATAA
- a CDS encoding DUF4194 domain-containing protein, translating to MNIPDKILPYTPVFIKLLKGPVEYVEKSAWERLLQYKTELTRFVQQLGLTLVLDEDDGYAYLRHTSSEEDEATVSWMQRRPLTYDESVLLVLLRDMMAEFEVGEVTNRELIKKRREIKEYGELFFKENASRVKFVKELDRLIDRAEENGFLDRIENNDIADEQKFRIKKIIKARVDGEILDQFKQQLSEHAAKRIQHRQS from the coding sequence ATGAATATTCCTGATAAAATATTACCCTACACACCGGTATTCATTAAGCTATTAAAGGGGCCGGTGGAGTATGTGGAAAAATCGGCCTGGGAAAGACTGTTACAATACAAAACAGAACTTACCCGCTTTGTGCAGCAGCTGGGTTTAACCCTGGTGCTGGATGAAGATGATGGCTATGCCTACCTGCGTCATACCAGCTCGGAGGAAGATGAGGCTACGGTGAGCTGGATGCAGCGCCGTCCGCTTACTTACGATGAAAGCGTGCTGCTGGTATTGCTGCGCGATATGATGGCTGAGTTTGAAGTAGGAGAAGTAACCAACCGCGAGCTGATTAAAAAGCGCCGGGAGATAAAAGAATATGGGGAGTTGTTCTTTAAAGAAAACGCCAGCCGTGTAAAGTTTGTGAAAGAACTGGACAGGTTGATTGATCGTGCCGAGGAAAACGGATTCCTGGACAGGATAGAGAACAACGATATTGCGGATGAACAGAAATTCCGCATTAAAAAGATTATCAAAGCCAGGGTGGATGGCGAAATATTAGATCAGTTTAAGCAACAATTGAGCGAACATGCAGCTAAACGTATTCAGCACCGACAGTCATAA
- a CDS encoding DUF3375 domain-containing protein — MRNAHWVLPFLYEVFKEANIFSIQEPQLVSLLVDTLATHADGTEVMEEARIEFGEDEESRARKYLLNWVQKRLLQDLPGPEGEVIYQLSAHTEKLFQWLQSLQKRQFVGTESRFKMLFSSLRDMVEKTEDDRVVRLEELKNRRAEIDKEIKALEMGAPVEVYSNAQVQERLELFTRLCYELISDFREVEDNFKQIHRNIVEQHTRAELNKGAIIGYAFESYDSLRNSDQGKSFYAFYDFLISRAGQDDWRSLTDELMQLLSEREINADHDFLQNIKSLLLQQGRAVYDANDRMAEKLSRIITEKEIAYHRRLRQQISNIKELVFELMDDEEPVQAGIMLDQPVEIKLAMDRKLTTEQKKVAGTLKQPLASEEKIGDMERFNRLLNTSFIDKKKLWGHVETILKKRDTATLKEIIETTGLENGVAEIVAYYSFLRDKGSRVQIMKNITEHIPVNEQQTKFIEVPYLLFSK, encoded by the coding sequence TCTTCTCTATCCAGGAGCCGCAACTGGTGAGTCTGCTGGTGGATACGCTGGCTACGCATGCCGATGGTACGGAGGTGATGGAGGAAGCGCGGATTGAATTTGGCGAAGATGAAGAAAGCCGCGCCCGTAAATATCTGCTCAACTGGGTGCAAAAGAGACTGTTACAGGATCTGCCCGGGCCCGAAGGCGAAGTCATTTACCAACTGAGCGCCCATACCGAAAAGCTGTTCCAATGGCTGCAAAGTTTACAAAAGCGCCAGTTTGTGGGCACCGAAAGCCGGTTTAAAATGCTGTTTTCTTCCCTGCGCGATATGGTGGAAAAAACAGAAGACGACCGCGTAGTGCGTTTGGAAGAACTGAAAAACAGACGGGCCGAAATTGACAAAGAGATCAAAGCCCTGGAAATGGGGGCGCCGGTAGAGGTATACAGCAACGCCCAGGTACAGGAAAGATTGGAGCTGTTCACCCGTTTGTGCTATGAACTCATCAGTGATTTCCGTGAGGTGGAAGACAACTTCAAACAAATACACCGCAACATCGTAGAGCAGCACACCCGTGCAGAATTGAATAAGGGCGCTATTATCGGCTATGCTTTTGAATCGTACGATTCACTGCGTAACAGTGACCAGGGCAAAAGCTTCTATGCGTTTTACGACTTCCTGATATCCCGTGCCGGTCAGGACGACTGGCGTAGTCTTACCGACGAGCTGATGCAGTTGCTGAGCGAGCGGGAGATAAACGCCGATCACGATTTTCTGCAAAACATTAAATCGCTGTTATTACAACAGGGCCGTGCGGTATATGATGCCAACGACCGGATGGCGGAGAAACTAAGCCGTATCATCACCGAAAAAGAAATTGCTTACCACCGCCGCCTGCGTCAGCAGATCAGTAACATTAAAGAACTGGTGTTTGAGCTAATGGATGACGAAGAGCCGGTGCAGGCAGGTATTATGCTGGATCAGCCGGTGGAAATAAAACTGGCTATGGATCGCAAGCTCACCACCGAACAAAAGAAAGTGGCAGGTACCTTGAAGCAGCCTTTGGCCAGCGAGGAAAAAATTGGCGACATGGAGCGTTTCAACCGCTTACTCAATACCAGCTTTATTGATAAGAAAAAGCTGTGGGGCCATGTGGAAACCATTTTGAAAAAGCGGGACACTGCCACCTTGAAAGAGATTATCGAAACCACAGGGCTGGAAAACGGGGTAGCGGAAATTGTAGCCTATTACAGCTTCTTACGCGATAAAGGCAGCCGCGTACAGATTATGAAAAATATTACCGAACATATACCAGTAAATGAACAGCAAACCAAGTTTATAGAGGTGCCTTACCTGTTGTTCAGCAAATAA